The genome window AATCGCACCAAGCGAATTCAATGCCGATGCCTTTAAGAGAGGAAGTCGTTGGGGACAGATTTTTATAAGTCTTTTAAGCCCTTGGATTGCCTTCGCTAAATGGCCCTCATTGATGAGCACACCGGCATAGGTGTAGAGCAGTTCTGCAGTAATCTCCGCCGAGCTTCCTTTTATGCGCAATGCCCGCTTGAGAATCTCCCGGGCATTTGTCGGGTCGCCCAGGCAGTTCAATGCGACGCCGTAGTGTTTTAAAATCAATGGATTACCTTTGAAGAATCTCTCCGGAATTTTCTTTAGTGCCGAGAGCAGGGTGGAATATTTACCATGTTGTATTAATTGTGTGCCGAGAAACTCTATCATCCTCAGGGCAGCAGGATAATCACCGGCGAGAAGATAATATTTCAAGGATTCTTCCCCATTTCTTTTTTCATTATATAATCCAACTAACCGATATATCTCCCGCTTGCGTCTCTCATCCCGAAATTGACTTTTTAAAAATTCCCGGAACAGGGAATGAAACCAATAACTGCCATTGGGGAGGGGCTGAATGAAGGCATTGCGCCGTGCGAGGTCTTCAAGAAGCACTGAGGCATCGATGCGTCCGGTTATAACCCGACAGATTTCAGGATTCAAACAATCAAGGAGGGAACAGGTAATAAGAAATTGCTGGATTTCTGGTAATTCATTTTTAAATATTTCTCGGGAGAAATATTCAAAAATATCCTGACTGATCTTTTGATAATCGGTGCGCAGGCGGTTTAAGAAAACCTGCGGTTCAAGTCCGGGATTGAGTTCGTAGGCCTGGGCAATCAATCTTAAACAGGCAGGCCAGCCTTCTGAATATTCGTATAGCCATTCAATCTCCTGGGAGTTTAATTTCCAATTAAAAAGCGTGAGAAACAATGCCCCGATTTCTTCCCGGGAAAAACGGAAATGCTCGGGCGTTATTTCAAAGAATTCATCCTTTGATTTTAATTGGGCGAGAAAAGGAAAAGCAAGGCGGTGACGGGAAATAAGGACAATATGGAGTTTTGAAGGCATATTGTTCAAAAGATAGGATAGCACATTCTCGATCGCTGTCGTTTCTTCCAACGCATGATAATCATCGAAGATAAACAATGTATCATGGTCAATATTTTGTATCATTTCATTCACGAAAGTTCCCAAGACGATATCAGCCATGGGGGGCGGCAAGTTAAAAAACTGGCGGAGTTGGGCAATATTATTGCCAAATCGAGGGTAGAGGTGCTGTATTCCTGCATTAAGATGATGCAGAAAAATTGCAGGGTCAGCATCCTCCCTTCTTAACTGGTAATAGACACAGGCGATTTTTGCTTCGTGCACGAATTGGGTAATCAATGTGGTCTTGCCGTATCCAGCTCCGGCCCAGAGGACGATAAGCTTTTTATGGCGGTTCTGAAATAAAAGATTGAGCAGGCGCTCGCGGTAAAGAAGCCGGGAATATATCTTAGGCATTTGGAGTTTACTCAAAAGAATAAATTCGCTTTTTTCCACAATATAAGTATAAACAATCCTGCTCAATTTTCAAGATTTTATCTAAAAAGCTGCTGATTCAAATCTCCTTTTTTGTGCTTCAATTTTTCTTCATACATCCGAGTATCGGCGATCTTTATTAAATCCTCAAGGGACTGCGAATCCTCGGGGGTGTAGTATGCGTAACCAATGCTCAGTGATATTGACGGACCGGATTTTGTGTGGTTATACTCTTTAATATTCTTATTTAATCGCTCAAGCATCACATTGATACTTTCAGGTGTGGATTCAGGTGCAAGTATGATAAACTCATCTCCGCCCACCCGGGCAATGAGATCGGACTTACGAAAACTTCTTTTTAATACCTGCGCCGTCTCCTTTAAGGCAATATCTCCGGTCGCATGCCCGAAACGATCGTTGATCTGTTTCATATTGTTTACATCACAGTAAAATAAGTAAAAGCCTTTTCGGCTCTTTTGGGAAAGATCAATCTGATGTTGGGCTAAGGCATTAAACCCCCGGCGATTGAGAAGTCCAGTGAGTTCATCGGTCATGGACTCTGCAGTCAGTCTCTCTTCTATCTTTTTGCGCGCGGTGATATCAATGAGATAACACCGGGTCCCTACAATCTGTCCGTGTTTGCGTAAAACCTCGACACTGACTTCCAGATAGATAATACTTCCATCTTTATGGAGCCCTTTTATTTCATAAACGCGTGGGGCATCTTCACCCCGGATGCGCTGGTAGTGATAGGTCCGCACAAGTTTTAAATCCTCAGGATGGATGTAATCCTCCAGTTTTAATCTGGTAAATTCCTCAGGGGTGTATCCAAATAAACTGGCCATTTTTTCATTAAAATAAATGACATTGCCATCGACATCATCAATAATTATCCCGACTTCAGCACTCTCCACCAGTTCCCGATATCGCTTTTCATTCTCGGCAAGCTCCTCTTTCTGCCGTTCAATAGTGGCAAGCATCTGGTTGATAGCTTCGGTAAGGAGATTAAATTCGCGGCTGGAGGAATCCACCCAGATTTTTCCCTTAATATTTTTTAAGTCCATTCCGATCAGCTGGGTAGCAATATCAACAATTGGCTTGATGATTGAGTTATCCAGGAGCACTATAATGATAAAAAAGATAATGAGGCTGGAAATCAAAATAGCGGCGATGATATAGAAGACAGTGTATCGTCCCTGACGCAAGATTTCATTGATTTCCCAAAGATTCACCACATTCATTCTTTCATTTATTACATCATAAAATTTTTGTTGGGCAGCAATTTTATCTTCCTCCTCCCAGATCAGGTGCGTTTTCTTGTCCAGATGAGATTCTAAGATACAGATCTGGGCATCATCTGCCTGTTTAATTTCAATCGTCATCCCAATCAAATCCATTAATGGTTTTAAATCCAGTCTCCGCACCATCAAAAGCCAGCCCCGGTATGGCCCCTTATGTTGACTGGTCAGAATCGATTCGGCGGAGACTAAATAAGGCTCATCATTGATCAATGACAAAGCTCCGGAAATCAAATTTTTTCTCAGTTCTGCGTTAGTAATAACTGGAGCTATTTTTTGGAGGAATTGACTATCTGGGTTCATTACCCTCTGGGTTGCTGGGTCATACGAAGCGGCATAAAAAAGATTTCCTTTCTGGTCAAAGTAAGCGAGCAAATGAAGGTCAAGGGTCGCAAAAGAAGATGGGTTAATATTGTTTGTGATATATTGGGGATTTTCACCCTGCACAAACTGGTAGGTCTCATCCCAGGCACCCCAATCGGCATTGAGCTCTACAAGGCGCTCTATCTCGGCCTGGATTAGTTTATAAACCATCTCCATCTTATCCCGGATTTGTGCCCGAGCAAGGCGCCGGAATTGGTGTTGCAAAATGGTCAATGCAAAGAAACCAGCGGTGAGGATCAGCAGCAGTGCCGCGCTACCCAGACTATGAAAAACCATGGATTTCAAGGACAACACATTCTTTCTCATGAGCTTCATCAATTATCCTATATGCAAAATCCGTGCCCGTTAAACTCCCCAAAAATTGAGCATTTTTTAGTGTTAACTGCCAATAGACTTGACAGATGTGAAAAAGATGAACGATTCAGGAACAGTTCGTCAGCTGGTATTTTATAAAAAAGGCCAAACCGCAGAGTATTGCCGAAATAAATAAGAGTGGTCTGATGCCGTGCAGGAGAACGATCCCTCCGAATAACGGTCCAATTATTCCGGAAAGACCGATGATAGAGCTTAAAAACCCAGATGCGGT of candidate division WOR-3 bacterium contains these proteins:
- a CDS encoding AAA family ATPase, coding for MEKSEFILLSKLQMPKIYSRLLYRERLLNLLFQNRHKKLIVLWAGAGYGKTTLITQFVHEAKIACVYYQLRREDADPAIFLHHLNAGIQHLYPRFGNNIAQLRQFFNLPPPMADIVLGTFVNEMIQNIDHDTLFIFDDYHALEETTAIENVLSYLLNNMPSKLHIVLISRHRLAFPFLAQLKSKDEFFEITPEHFRFSREEIGALFLTLFNWKLNSQEIEWLYEYSEGWPACLRLIAQAYELNPGLEPQVFLNRLRTDYQKISQDIFEYFSREIFKNELPEIQQFLITCSLLDCLNPEICRVITGRIDASVLLEDLARRNAFIQPLPNGSYWFHSLFREFLKSQFRDERRKREIYRLVGLYNEKRNGEESLKYYLLAGDYPAALRMIEFLGTQLIQHGKYSTLLSALKKIPERFFKGNPLILKHYGVALNCLGDPTNAREILKRALRIKGSSAEITAELLYTYAGVLINEGHLAKAIQGLKRLIKICPQRLPLLKASALNSLGAI
- a CDS encoding diguanylate cyclase; translation: MKLMRKNVLSLKSMVFHSLGSAALLLILTAGFFALTILQHQFRRLARAQIRDKMEMVYKLIQAEIERLVELNADWGAWDETYQFVQGENPQYITNNINPSSFATLDLHLLAYFDQKGNLFYAASYDPATQRVMNPDSQFLQKIAPVITNAELRKNLISGALSLINDEPYLVSAESILTSQHKGPYRGWLLMVRRLDLKPLMDLIGMTIEIKQADDAQICILESHLDKKTHLIWEEEDKIAAQQKFYDVINERMNVVNLWEINEILRQGRYTVFYIIAAILISSLIIFFIIIVLLDNSIIKPIVDIATQLIGMDLKNIKGKIWVDSSSREFNLLTEAINQMLATIERQKEELAENEKRYRELVESAEVGIIIDDVDGNVIYFNEKMASLFGYTPEEFTRLKLEDYIHPEDLKLVRTYHYQRIRGEDAPRVYEIKGLHKDGSIIYLEVSVEVLRKHGQIVGTRCYLIDITARKKIEERLTAESMTDELTGLLNRRGFNALAQHQIDLSQKSRKGFYLFYCDVNNMKQINDRFGHATGDIALKETAQVLKRSFRKSDLIARVGGDEFIILAPESTPESINVMLERLNKNIKEYNHTKSGPSISLSIGYAYYTPEDSQSLEDLIKIADTRMYEEKLKHKKGDLNQQLFR